A window of Candidatus Binatia bacterium genomic DNA:
GGCGCAACGAGTACGAGATCACCGACGCCATTCAGGATCTCATCGACCGCGGATTGAAGGTGGCGCCGTATATCGTAACCGGATGGTGGAAAGACGCCGGCAAGCCTGACGACATCCTCGACGCGAACCGGGCCATGCTGCAAAAGCTTGCCACCGCGATACATGGCAAGGTGGACAGCAGCTCGATGATTGAAGGCGCCGTATGCATCGGCCGCGACACGGAGATCAGCGGGAGTCGGATCACCGGCCCGGTGATCATCGGCGAGGAGGCCCGGATCATCAACGCACAGATCGGCCCGTTCGCATCGATTGGCGACCGTGTGCACATCACCGGCAGCCGCGTCGAGGACAGCGTGGTGATGGATGACTGCGTCATCCGGGACGTTCGTCAGCCCGTGGTCCGCAGCCTGCTCGGACGCCGGGTCCAGTTGACGGGAAAGACCGGCGGACACGAAAGTCTACGACTCATTCTAGGCGATTTCTGCGAAACCGAGCTGCCGTGAGCGAGAAGCCGCCGTGCGGCGTTCACCGTGGGGCACGCGGCTGCAGCCAGACCTTGACGGCACCGTCGGCACCGGATGCGTCCGGCACACGCTCATAGCGACTGACCAGTGCCACACCTTCACGTTCGAGCCAGCGCGGGACCACTTCGCGCAGCACGCCGCGTCCGCCAGGGCTGCCATGCCCTTTTCCGTACACAATGCGGACGACGTGCTCGCCGAGTGCCTGTGCGTGTCGCAAGAAG
This region includes:
- a CDS encoding Smr/MutS family protein; its protein translation is FLRHAQALGEHVVRIVYGKGHGSPGGRGVLREVVPRWLEREGVALVSRYERVPDASGADGAVKVWLQPRAPR